A region of the Synergistaceae bacterium genome:
CCACCACGGCGATCAGGACCTTCTGCCCCTGCAGATCCGCTTCCTTCATGGTGGCGTTGTAGTCCGCCGCGACCTTCATTTTTTTAAGGATGACGTTCACCATCACGGCGTCCGGGCTCTGTCCGATGGACGTCAGAGCTATTTCCGAGGCCTCCGCCCGGGCATCTCCAATCCCCAGGGAGGCGAAAGAAAGAAACAGGACAAACACCAGCGCATAAACGATTTTGCGATGCATGACGCTCACTCCTTAATTTTTGTTTTATACAAAGTTAAATTTTCCTGTTATCTCATTCTCCCGATTTTTGATTTATATTTTATTATTTATTTTATTATCCTTGCCTGTCACTCAAAATTAAAGTTAAGCATTTTTCCGTAATTTATGTTTCGCAGTTTGTAATTTATGGAGATGTTTCATTTTTTTCGACGGCGAGGCGCAGCCGGACGTGGTGGGGGAGTTCGGGGCCGGAGGTGAAGTACCGCCAGTTGAGAAAGAGGTCCCGGGTCGCCGTCCGGGAGTTGAGCCACACCAGCTCCTCGAATCTCTGACCGATGTCCTCCATGTGGATCAGACCGTCCTTCACGTAGCTGATTTTTCCCTTGTTTTCCGGAATGCCGGCTCCGAAGGCCGGGAAGGTGATGGCGTCCAGCACGAGGGCCCCGTCATCGGAGATGTGGTAATACTCGTTCCAGGGGATCTTCTCCAGCGAGTGAATCCAGCCGAAGAAAAGCCGGTCTCCCGCCTCAGCCGGCGCGGAAGCGTAAACTTCGCCCGTCTTCCAGTCGCGGACGCGCAGAACGAACCTTTTCTCCGCCCCCGCCGGGCCGGCGAAAAGCAAAAAGAGGAAAAGCGACAGGACGACCTCCCGCGTCGTTAAAAGAAAGGGGAAAGCGCATAATGGCCTTCCCCCTGGCGCGTATTCAGACATGAAGCCTGAAGGGAATCACGATTATTTCAAAATGCCCTTTTCTTTGTAGTATTTCACCGCTCCGTCGTGGAAGGGAACCGAGGTCCCCACGATGCCCCGCAGCGCCGTCTCCGGCTTGATGTTGACCTTCGCGGTGTTGTGGGAGCCCTGGATCACTTCGAGTCCCGCCGGCGAGTAGATGTTGTCGAGCAGGTCGTAAACCACGTCTGCGGGCAGCTTGGAGTCCACCAGCATGATGTTCATGACCGCCGCCGTGGTGGTGTCTTTTTCGGTGTTGTAGGTCGCGGCCGGAATCGTGGCCTCGATGTAGAAGGGGTATTTCTTCCGGAGATAGGCCAGAGCCTCGCCCTCCACGGGAACGAAGGCGATTTTCTTGGTGGTTCCCAGCTCCAGGATGGTGGCGTTGCCCAGTCCGGAGGTGACGAACGCCGCGTCGCAGAGCCCGTTCTTCATCTGGTCGATGGCTTCGCCGTAGTTGAGATAGTCCACCTTGC
Encoded here:
- a CDS encoding DUF1850 domain-containing protein, coding for MSEYAPGGRPLCAFPFLLTTREVVLSLFLFLLFAGPAGAEKRFVLRVRDWKTGEVYASAPAEAGDRLFFGWIHSLEKIPWNEYYHISDDGALVLDAITFPAFGAGIPENKGKISYVKDGLIHMEDIGQRFEELVWLNSRTATRDLFLNWRYFTSGPELPHHVRLRLAVEKNETSP